A genomic window from Sanguibacter antarcticus includes:
- a CDS encoding FHA domain-containing protein, translated as MNPSSTSPVVLRFSDGHSVLLRGMTLVGRNPQPDPGEVVTDLVALADPARSVSKTHLLVGMDATGLFVTDRDSTNGTLVTLPDGQQILCAAGQSIRVAPGSVVTFGDFSLVPDFHEHG; from the coding sequence GTGAACCCGTCGAGCACATCTCCTGTCGTGCTGCGGTTCTCCGACGGGCACAGCGTGCTCCTGCGCGGCATGACGCTCGTCGGGCGCAACCCGCAGCCCGACCCCGGCGAGGTCGTGACCGACCTCGTGGCGCTGGCCGACCCGGCACGCTCGGTCTCGAAGACGCACCTGCTCGTCGGCATGGACGCCACGGGGCTGTTCGTCACGGACCGCGACTCGACGAACGGCACGCTCGTCACTCTTCCGGACGGCCAGCAGATCCTCTGCGCCGCAGGCCAGTCCATCCGCGTCGCACCTGGCTCGGTCGTCACGTTCGGCGACTTCAGCCTCGTTCCCGACTTTCATGAGCACGGCTGA
- a CDS encoding sensor histidine kinase, whose amino-acid sequence MNRDTLIVIAIAAGWSFAVGLGGVSLAWLLRRRSVRWTASLSALVAVGGIVAGVVGTAQAMFLSGHDMSVVIVVCIVSGLVSVSFALWVGDRVVHSARSLRDSATKFGEGGPFVGAEIGPHEFDEISRELTRSSDRLREAADRERRLEESRRELVAWVSHDLRTPLAGIRAMSEALEDGMAEEPMRYWSQMRTEVDRMVRMVDDLFELSRIHAGALQLSVETFSLGDLVSETLAGADPVARARRVHVGGAVDPGVLVRADPNALARVVANLVMNAIRHTPSDGSVQIDARADHDMVELSVSDACGGIPAADLNRVFDVAWRGSHARTPGADTGAGLGLAIVKGLVEAHRGTVVVANHAPGCTFVVRIPA is encoded by the coding sequence ATGAACCGCGACACGCTCATCGTCATCGCCATCGCTGCTGGCTGGTCCTTCGCGGTGGGGCTCGGCGGAGTCTCGCTGGCCTGGCTGCTGCGTCGCCGCTCCGTCCGCTGGACCGCCTCGTTGTCGGCTCTCGTCGCGGTCGGTGGGATCGTCGCGGGGGTGGTCGGGACCGCGCAGGCGATGTTCTTGTCGGGTCACGACATGAGCGTCGTCATCGTCGTGTGCATCGTGTCCGGGCTCGTGTCGGTGAGCTTCGCCCTGTGGGTCGGGGACCGCGTGGTGCACTCTGCACGGTCGTTGCGCGACTCCGCGACGAAGTTCGGTGAGGGCGGTCCCTTCGTCGGTGCCGAGATCGGTCCCCACGAGTTCGACGAGATCTCGCGCGAGCTGACGCGCAGCAGCGACCGGCTGCGGGAGGCCGCCGACCGTGAGCGCCGGCTCGAGGAGTCGCGCCGCGAGCTGGTCGCGTGGGTCTCCCACGACCTGCGCACCCCGCTCGCCGGGATCCGGGCCATGTCGGAGGCCCTCGAGGACGGCATGGCCGAAGAACCGATGCGGTACTGGTCCCAGATGCGCACCGAGGTCGACAGGATGGTCCGGATGGTCGACGACCTCTTCGAGCTCTCGCGCATCCATGCCGGTGCGCTCCAGCTGTCGGTCGAGACGTTCTCGTTGGGCGACCTCGTGAGCGAGACCCTCGCGGGAGCCGACCCGGTCGCCCGGGCACGACGGGTGCACGTCGGGGGAGCCGTCGACCCGGGCGTCCTCGTGCGGGCCGACCCCAACGCGCTGGCGCGGGTCGTGGCCAACCTCGTGATGAACGCCATCCGGCACACGCCCTCCGACGGGTCGGTCCAGATCGACGCGCGCGCCGACCACGACATGGTCGAGCTGAGCGTCAGCGACGCGTGCGGAGGGATCCCGGCCGCGGACCTCAACCGGGTCTTCGACGTCGCGTGGCGCGGCAGCCACGCACGGACTCCTGGCGCCGACACCGGTGCGGGGCTGGGGCTCGCGATCGTCAAGGGACTGGTCGAGGCGCACCGCGGCACGGTCGTCGTCGCGAACCATGCTCCCGGGTGCACGTTCGTCGTCCGGATCCCCGCGTAG
- a CDS encoding response regulator transcription factor, producing the protein MADVLVVDDDRTVREVVVSYLRSGGHQVVDVGDGESALAAMRRRPADLVVLDLMLPGIDGLEVCRRLRETGEVPIVMLTALGSETDRVVGLQLGADDYLTKPFSPRELVLRVDSVLRRAGQRAEAPGPAVISHGDLVIDAAKRIATRAGERVALTAREFDLLRFFVANPGVVWSRDQLLRDVWGWSFGDQSTVTVHVRRLREKVETDPTHPERLVTVWGVGYRWETA; encoded by the coding sequence ATGGCAGACGTGCTCGTGGTCGACGACGACCGTACCGTGCGGGAGGTCGTCGTGTCCTACCTCCGCTCGGGAGGCCACCAGGTGGTCGACGTGGGCGACGGCGAGAGCGCGCTCGCAGCGATGCGCCGCAGGCCTGCGGACCTCGTGGTCCTCGACCTCATGCTGCCGGGCATCGACGGCCTCGAGGTCTGCCGCCGCCTGCGCGAGACGGGCGAGGTCCCGATCGTCATGCTCACGGCGCTCGGGTCCGAGACCGACCGGGTCGTCGGCCTGCAGCTCGGAGCGGACGACTACCTCACCAAGCCGTTCAGCCCTCGCGAGCTGGTGCTGCGGGTCGACTCCGTCCTGCGCCGTGCAGGCCAGCGGGCCGAGGCTCCTGGCCCTGCGGTGATCAGCCACGGCGACCTCGTCATCGACGCGGCGAAGCGCATCGCCACCCGGGCGGGCGAGCGGGTGGCCCTCACGGCGCGAGAGTTCGACCTCTTGCGGTTCTTCGTCGCCAACCCCGGCGTCGTGTGGTCGCGCGACCAGCTCTTGCGGGACGTGTGGGGATGGTCGTTCGGCGACCAGTCGACCGTGACGGTGCACGTGCGCCGTCTGCGGGAGAAGGTCGAGACCGACCCGACCCACCCGGAACGCCTCGTCACCGTCTGGGGCGTCGGCTACCGGTGGGAGACCGCATGA
- a CDS encoding molybdopterin-dependent oxidoreductase — protein sequence MPRLRLPKEEDFSSRLRGPAVASRVGLWLGICFVVAFVTGLYSHVSQEAVPWFTLPTRPSWAYQVSQGLHVISGTAAVPLLLVKLWSVFPKLFAPPPWTKPRTELVLNALERASIGVLVAAAIFQLVTGLANSAQWYPWSFGFRSTHYAVGWIAIGAILVHVAVKLPVIRRALGSDVDDDSDDGPDDAPAESPHDTPVEAADDTLAEATAGRAAAPEEVDETTGGLSRRGLLRTTWVAAALVVLGTAGSTVPFLRQVSVFGVRSGDGPGGIPINRTAAAAQVTETAVADDYRLTVVHGDREVQLTREDLAGMVQHSAVLPIACVEGWSATGEWTGVRVRDIVARVDAPDGAAVIVSSLQERGAFRETRLPANFVAADDTLLALQLGGEPLSLDHGYPCRIIAPNRPGVLQTKWVSRLEVEV from the coding sequence ATGCCTCGCCTGAGACTGCCGAAGGAGGAGGACTTCTCGTCCCGGCTCCGAGGCCCTGCTGTCGCCTCGCGGGTGGGGTTGTGGCTCGGCATCTGCTTCGTGGTCGCCTTTGTCACCGGGCTCTACAGCCACGTCTCCCAGGAGGCCGTGCCGTGGTTCACGCTGCCGACGCGGCCCTCCTGGGCCTACCAGGTGTCGCAAGGCCTGCACGTCATCAGCGGCACGGCAGCGGTCCCTCTCCTGCTGGTCAAGCTGTGGTCCGTCTTCCCGAAGCTCTTCGCCCCGCCACCGTGGACGAAGCCACGCACAGAGCTCGTGCTCAACGCGCTCGAGCGGGCGTCCATCGGCGTGCTCGTCGCCGCCGCGATCTTCCAGCTCGTCACCGGCCTGGCGAACTCGGCCCAGTGGTACCCGTGGTCCTTCGGTTTCCGGTCCACCCACTACGCCGTCGGGTGGATCGCCATCGGAGCCATCCTCGTGCACGTCGCCGTGAAGCTGCCGGTCATCAGGCGCGCGCTCGGCAGCGACGTCGACGACGACTCGGACGACGGCCCGGACGACGCACCGGCCGAGAGCCCGCACGACACCCCGGTCGAGGCCGCGGACGACACGTTGGCTGAGGCCACGGCCGGTCGGGCAGCCGCTCCAGAGGAGGTCGACGAGACCACCGGCGGCCTCAGCCGACGCGGGCTCCTGCGCACCACCTGGGTTGCCGCCGCGCTCGTCGTGCTCGGCACGGCCGGATCCACCGTGCCGTTCCTCCGCCAGGTCTCCGTCTTCGGCGTCCGCTCCGGCGACGGCCCCGGCGGGATCCCCATCAACCGGACCGCAGCCGCCGCACAGGTCACCGAGACAGCGGTCGCCGACGACTACCGGCTCACGGTCGTCCACGGCGATCGCGAGGTGCAGCTCACGCGCGAGGATCTGGCAGGCATGGTGCAGCACAGCGCGGTGCTCCCGATCGCCTGCGTCGAAGGATGGAGCGCGACCGGCGAGTGGACCGGAGTCCGGGTCAGAGACATCGTCGCCCGGGTCGACGCCCCCGACGGAGCCGCCGTGATCGTCTCCTCGCTCCAAGAGCGCGGCGCCTTCCGCGAGACCCGGCTGCCCGCCAACTTCGTCGCCGCCGACGACACCCTCCTCGCGCTGCAGCTCGGCGGAGAACCGCTCAGCCTCGACCACGGCTACCCGTGCCGGATCATCGCGCCGAACCGTCCTGGGGTGCTCCAGACCAAATGGGTCTCCCGGCTCGAGGTCGAGGTATGA
- a CDS encoding methyltransferase domain-containing protein: protein MSVGVGFASVFTDALRGEACTIVGMAPEPQIMPVHRWVSTADASDRAVLAHCTGATIDLGCGPGRMAEHLVGRGVVVLGVDLVPEAVEQTRARGVRALQADMFGPLPGEGRWSTALLADGNVGVGGDPLRLLRRVRGLIAVGGRIVVDLAPPGTGLQVHTVRLRTGDRQSRPFPWAVLGVDALASVAASAGLEVDAVHDHDGRWVALLSRGPEEPACLA, encoded by the coding sequence ATGAGCGTCGGAGTCGGCTTCGCGAGCGTGTTCACCGACGCGCTGAGAGGCGAGGCGTGCACCATCGTCGGGATGGCCCCCGAGCCGCAGATCATGCCGGTCCACCGCTGGGTGAGCACGGCCGACGCGAGCGACCGTGCGGTCCTGGCCCACTGCACCGGCGCGACGATCGACCTCGGTTGCGGTCCCGGCCGGATGGCCGAGCACCTCGTCGGGCGCGGGGTCGTCGTGCTCGGGGTCGACCTCGTCCCCGAGGCCGTGGAACAGACCCGCGCGCGCGGTGTCCGGGCGCTGCAGGCCGACATGTTCGGCCCGCTGCCAGGAGAAGGCCGGTGGTCGACCGCTCTGCTCGCCGACGGCAACGTCGGGGTCGGCGGCGACCCGCTGCGGCTCCTCCGACGCGTGCGCGGCCTCATCGCCGTCGGCGGCCGCATCGTCGTCGACCTCGCCCCGCCCGGGACCGGGCTGCAGGTCCACACGGTCCGGCTGCGCACCGGTGACAGGCAGTCCCGACCGTTCCCGTGGGCCGTGCTCGGCGTCGATGCGCTCGCGTCCGTCGCGGCGTCCGCGGGGCTCGAGGTCGACGCGGTCCACGACCACGACGGCCGCTGGGTCGCCCTCCTGAGCCGCGGACCTGAGGAACCGGCATGCCTCGCCTGA
- a CDS encoding TIGR04282 family arsenosugar biosynthesis glycosyltransferase has product MSAPVVMIMAKAPVPGQVKTRLASTVGPDFAARLAAAALLDTLDACEQAFGIGRCHLALAGDLQAVQDDELLARLDRWTVHHQRGDGLAERIANAHRDVHAVAGAPVVQVGMDTPHVSPDVLSHVSDVVGGGVPVLGLAEDGGWWVLATAAPGLVDGLEQVPMSTPGTGRATWDLLHSQDAGVVEAPTMRDVDVVADAVHVAALAPATRFARSWLAGHDVRAGSAT; this is encoded by the coding sequence ATGAGCGCCCCGGTCGTCATGATCATGGCGAAGGCACCCGTCCCAGGACAGGTCAAGACGCGGCTCGCGTCGACCGTCGGGCCGGACTTCGCTGCGCGGCTGGCCGCCGCCGCGCTGCTCGACACGCTCGACGCGTGCGAGCAGGCGTTCGGGATCGGTCGCTGCCACCTCGCTCTCGCAGGTGACCTGCAGGCGGTCCAGGACGACGAGCTCCTGGCACGGCTGGACCGCTGGACCGTGCACCACCAGCGCGGCGACGGCCTCGCCGAGCGGATCGCCAACGCGCACCGCGACGTCCACGCCGTCGCCGGAGCACCTGTCGTCCAGGTCGGCATGGACACGCCCCACGTCAGCCCGGACGTGCTCAGCCACGTCTCCGACGTCGTCGGTGGAGGCGTCCCCGTCCTCGGTCTCGCCGAGGACGGTGGCTGGTGGGTCCTCGCGACGGCCGCGCCCGGGCTGGTCGACGGGCTCGAGCAGGTCCCGATGTCCACGCCCGGCACCGGGCGAGCGACCTGGGACCTCCTGCACTCTCAGGACGCCGGCGTCGTCGAGGCTCCGACCATGCGCGACGTCGACGTCGTCGCCGACGCCGTGCACGTCGCAGCGCTGGCCCCCGCGACGAGGTTCGCACGGAGCTGGCTCGCGGGCCACGACGTGCGCGCAGGGAGTGCGACATGA
- a CDS encoding glycosyltransferase family 2 protein: MPVQCDLILPCKDEAAALPALLALVPAGFGVIVVDNGSVDGTAEVAVRCGARVVSESVPGYGAAVHAGVLASTAEYVAVLDGDGSMDPRELEPMLASVVAGEATMALGRRRPVRAGVWPWHARAGNAAVVWWLRRRTALPVRDIAPVRVCRREDLLALGVQDRRFGYPVELLVAAHRAGWVLAETDISYHPRATGTRSKVSGSLVGSVRTARDFARVLR, from the coding sequence ATGCCAGTGCAATGTGATCTCATCCTCCCGTGCAAGGACGAGGCGGCCGCGCTCCCCGCGCTCCTCGCTCTCGTGCCCGCAGGCTTCGGCGTCATCGTCGTGGACAACGGTTCTGTCGACGGGACCGCGGAGGTCGCTGTGCGCTGCGGGGCCCGGGTCGTCTCCGAGTCCGTCCCTGGGTACGGGGCTGCCGTCCATGCCGGGGTGCTGGCCTCGACCGCCGAGTACGTCGCGGTGCTCGACGGCGACGGGTCGATGGATCCCCGTGAGCTCGAGCCCATGCTGGCGAGCGTCGTCGCCGGTGAGGCGACGATGGCGCTCGGTCGTCGTCGTCCCGTCCGGGCCGGGGTGTGGCCGTGGCACGCGCGGGCCGGTAACGCGGCCGTCGTGTGGTGGCTGCGCCGGCGGACCGCGCTCCCGGTGCGCGACATCGCGCCGGTCCGGGTGTGCCGACGAGAGGACCTGCTCGCCCTCGGCGTGCAGGACCGACGGTTCGGCTACCCCGTCGAGCTGCTCGTCGCGGCGCACCGGGCAGGCTGGGTGCTCGCCGAGACAGACATCAGCTATCACCCTCGGGCGACAGGAACACGGTCGAAGGTGTCGGGGTCGCTCGTCGGCTCGGTGCGGACCGCACGTGACTTTGCGCGCGTGCTCCGATGA
- a CDS encoding NAD-dependent epimerase/dehydratase family protein, giving the protein MARRRDPAVHAAVKVLLTGAAGFIGTAVGRELAARGHEVVGVDAYIPQAHPAGGTPPDGIAQLDVRRADEWSSMLRGIDVVCHQAAMVGSGVAVADMPLYAGHNDLGTAALLAAMHEVGAHRIVFASSMVVYGEGRYSCPEHGQVEPAPRSIEALDRREFDNRCPRCDLTLGWETVDEDARLDPRSSYAASKLAQEHYTSAWARQAPGSAVALRYHNVYGPGMPPNTPYSGVAALFRSAVEDGRAPEVFEDGAQMRDFVHVDDIARANALAVEAVAVAPVDHRAVYNVCSGQPVSILDVARAVARGAGSDLEPIVSGRYRPGDVRHVVASPERARTELGFTAQVGPTEGLVRFATEPLRP; this is encoded by the coding sequence ATGGCTCGACGCCGTGACCCTGCCGTTCACGCTGCCGTGAAGGTCCTGCTCACCGGCGCGGCCGGCTTCATCGGCACCGCGGTCGGACGCGAGCTCGCAGCACGAGGGCACGAGGTCGTCGGCGTCGACGCGTACATCCCGCAGGCGCACCCCGCCGGCGGCACACCACCGGACGGGATCGCCCAGCTCGACGTGCGCCGGGCCGACGAGTGGTCCTCGATGCTCCGAGGCATCGACGTCGTCTGCCACCAGGCAGCGATGGTCGGGTCCGGCGTCGCGGTCGCCGACATGCCCCTCTACGCCGGGCACAACGACCTGGGCACGGCAGCGCTGCTCGCCGCGATGCACGAGGTCGGAGCGCACCGGATCGTGTTCGCGTCCTCCATGGTGGTCTACGGCGAAGGGCGCTACTCCTGCCCGGAGCACGGACAGGTGGAGCCCGCCCCACGATCCATCGAGGCGCTCGACCGCCGCGAGTTCGACAACCGCTGCCCGCGGTGCGACCTGACCCTGGGCTGGGAGACCGTCGACGAGGACGCACGGCTCGACCCCCGCAGCAGCTACGCAGCGAGCAAGCTCGCCCAGGAGCACTACACGTCCGCGTGGGCCCGGCAGGCTCCCGGCAGCGCGGTCGCCCTGCGCTACCACAACGTGTACGGGCCGGGCATGCCCCCGAACACCCCGTACTCCGGCGTGGCCGCGCTGTTCCGCTCCGCGGTCGAGGACGGACGGGCGCCAGAGGTGTTCGAGGACGGCGCCCAGATGCGCGACTTCGTGCACGTCGACGACATCGCCCGCGCCAACGCGCTCGCGGTCGAGGCGGTCGCCGTCGCTCCGGTCGACCACCGGGCCGTGTACAACGTCTGCTCGGGTCAGCCTGTCTCGATCCTCGACGTGGCCCGGGCGGTCGCCCGGGGCGCGGGCTCAGACCTCGAGCCGATCGTCTCCGGGCGCTATCGCCCGGGCGACGTCCGGCACGTCGTGGCGTCCCCCGAGCGGGCCCGCACGGAGCTGGGGTTCACCGCGCAGGTAGGCCCCACCGAGGGCCTGGTCCGCTTCGCCACCGAGCCGTTGCGGCCGTAG
- a CDS encoding S-methyl-5'-thioadenosine phosphorylase translates to MTHTQVPRLAVIGGSGLYSFIDDADQIDVATPYGPPSGPITVGQVDGRPVAFLPRHGPHHELPPHKIGYRANIWALRSLGVRQILAPCAVGGLTADVAPGDMVVPDQLVDRTTSRTQTFMDSGAVHAPFADPYCPTLRRALLTVEPSATDGGTMVVIEGPRFSTRAESRSYAAAGWSLVNMTGHPEAVLARELGVCYAALALVTDMDAGVDNHDSVDQATVFAEFARNTDRVRDVLRRAIGALDERTDEPTDCACASWLDAVTLPFTLP, encoded by the coding sequence ATGACACACACCCAGGTCCCTCGGCTCGCCGTGATCGGTGGCTCCGGTCTGTACTCGTTCATCGACGACGCCGACCAGATCGACGTCGCCACGCCCTACGGCCCACCGTCCGGCCCGATCACGGTCGGTCAGGTCGACGGCCGCCCGGTCGCGTTCCTCCCCCGCCACGGCCCCCACCACGAGCTGCCTCCGCACAAGATCGGCTACCGGGCGAACATCTGGGCGCTGCGGTCCTTGGGCGTCCGCCAGATCCTGGCACCGTGCGCGGTCGGCGGGCTCACCGCCGACGTCGCCCCGGGTGACATGGTCGTCCCCGACCAGCTGGTCGACCGCACCACGTCCCGGACGCAGACCTTCATGGACTCCGGCGCCGTCCACGCGCCGTTCGCCGACCCGTACTGCCCGACCCTGCGGCGCGCGCTGCTCACCGTCGAGCCCAGCGCCACGGACGGCGGGACGATGGTCGTCATCGAAGGACCCCGCTTCTCCACCCGGGCCGAGTCCCGAAGCTACGCCGCCGCCGGCTGGTCGCTCGTGAACATGACCGGGCACCCCGAGGCCGTCCTGGCCCGCGAGCTGGGCGTCTGCTACGCGGCGCTCGCCCTGGTGACAGACATGGACGCGGGCGTCGACAACCACGACTCCGTCGACCAGGCCACCGTCTTCGCCGAGTTCGCCCGCAACACCGACCGCGTGCGCGACGTCCTGCGGCGCGCGATCGGCGCGCTCGACGAACGGACCGACGAACCCACCGACTGCGCGTGCGCGTCATGGCTCGACGCCGTGACCCTGCCGTTCACGCTGCCGTGA
- the nirB gene encoding nitrite reductase large subunit NirB → MVAHRFVEALCERDPEGDWHVTVLGDEGRLPYDRVALTSFFSGVSPTDLTLGGADGGPTLASDPRVTVLPDARATAVHRGSRTVTSAHGVHPYDSLVLATGSTAAVPPFEGTDLPGVFVYRTLDDVAALQAWVSARTEHLARTGDDRPLRGAVVGGGLLGLEAAGALRALGAQSTVVEFADRLMALQVDAGGGESLRRLITGLGIDVRTSTATSALLTDEPVFADPTLTRGAPVSRMRFASGDEIDVDVVVLATGIRPRDELAWAAGLERGPRGGVVVDSTCRTADPDVWAIGEVACIEGGCVGLVAPGNTMAEIVADQLLGGDSQYAGTDLSTKLKLLGVDVASFGDAFATTPGALEVVYADPIGGTYKKLVMSDDAKVLLGGVLVGDASAYASLRPMVGRELGADPAAYLVPEGAGGGVPSTDLPDDVVVCSCNNVTAGTVRQSVKDGAASMGEVKACTKAGATCGSCIPLVSKIVDVELRRSGVVVSKALCEHFGMSRSQLFDAVRVTGLRTFSEIIARHGSTVPLSADDTSRGCIICKPVVASILSSLDLGHVLDEDQGHLQDTNDHLMANMQKDGSYSVIPRVPGGEITPEKLLTIAEVARDYGLYTRITGGQRIAMFGARIEQLPDIWRRLVDAGFESGQAYGKSLRTVKSCVGSTWCRFGVQDSAALAIKLEMRYRGVRSPHKFKVGVSGCARECAEARGKDIGVIATLKGWNLYVGGNGGFTPRHADLLAEDLSEAELYQAIDRFLMYYIRTAERLQRTAAWVQEVDGGLDGVKQVIFEDSLGICSDLDAAMSTHVERYEDEWASTLEDPEKLSRFASFVNAPKEADPDLAYIPVRGQVRPAAADERTSETIARTPLGARP, encoded by the coding sequence ATGGTGGCTCACCGGTTCGTCGAGGCACTGTGCGAGCGGGACCCCGAAGGCGACTGGCACGTCACGGTCCTCGGCGACGAAGGCCGGCTCCCCTACGACCGCGTCGCGCTGACGAGCTTCTTCAGCGGGGTCTCCCCCACCGACCTCACGCTCGGCGGCGCCGACGGCGGTCCGACGCTCGCGTCGGACCCGCGCGTCACCGTCCTGCCGGACGCCCGCGCGACGGCCGTCCACCGCGGCTCGCGCACCGTCACGAGCGCGCACGGCGTCCACCCGTACGACAGCCTCGTCCTCGCGACCGGCTCGACGGCTGCCGTCCCGCCGTTCGAGGGCACCGACCTCCCGGGTGTGTTCGTGTACCGCACGCTCGACGACGTCGCGGCGCTGCAGGCCTGGGTGAGCGCCCGGACCGAGCACCTCGCCCGGACCGGCGACGACCGCCCCCTGCGCGGCGCCGTCGTCGGCGGCGGTCTCCTCGGGCTCGAGGCCGCTGGCGCCCTCCGCGCGCTCGGCGCGCAGAGCACTGTCGTGGAGTTCGCCGACCGGCTCATGGCCCTCCAGGTCGACGCGGGCGGCGGCGAGTCCCTCCGGCGCCTCATCACCGGGCTCGGCATCGACGTCCGCACGAGCACCGCCACGAGCGCGCTGCTCACGGACGAGCCGGTCTTCGCAGACCCGACGCTCACGCGCGGCGCGCCGGTCTCTCGGATGCGGTTCGCCTCGGGCGACGAGATCGACGTCGACGTCGTGGTCCTCGCGACCGGCATCCGCCCGCGCGACGAGCTCGCGTGGGCTGCCGGCCTCGAACGCGGCCCGCGCGGCGGCGTGGTCGTCGACAGCACGTGCCGTACAGCCGACCCGGACGTCTGGGCGATCGGCGAGGTCGCCTGCATCGAGGGCGGCTGCGTCGGCCTCGTCGCCCCCGGCAACACGATGGCGGAGATCGTGGCCGACCAGCTCCTCGGCGGCGACTCGCAGTACGCGGGCACGGACCTCTCGACGAAGCTCAAGCTCCTCGGGGTGGACGTCGCGAGCTTCGGCGACGCGTTCGCGACGACGCCCGGCGCCCTCGAGGTCGTCTACGCCGACCCGATCGGCGGCACGTACAAGAAGCTCGTCATGTCCGACGACGCGAAGGTCCTCCTCGGTGGCGTCCTCGTCGGCGACGCGTCGGCGTACGCGTCGCTGCGCCCCATGGTGGGTCGCGAGCTCGGCGCGGACCCGGCCGCCTACCTCGTCCCGGAGGGCGCAGGTGGCGGTGTCCCGAGCACCGACCTCCCCGACGACGTCGTCGTCTGCTCGTGCAACAACGTCACGGCCGGGACCGTGCGCCAGTCCGTCAAGGACGGTGCGGCGAGCATGGGCGAGGTGAAGGCGTGCACCAAGGCCGGTGCGACGTGCGGCTCGTGCATCCCGCTCGTGTCGAAGATCGTCGACGTCGAGCTGCGCCGCTCGGGAGTCGTCGTGTCGAAGGCCCTGTGCGAGCACTTCGGGATGAGCCGCTCGCAGCTCTTCGACGCCGTGCGCGTCACGGGGCTGCGAACTTTCTCCGAGATCATCGCCCGCCACGGCTCGACCGTCCCGCTCTCGGCGGACGACACGTCGCGCGGCTGCATCATCTGCAAGCCGGTCGTCGCGTCGATCCTCTCCTCGCTCGACCTCGGGCACGTCCTCGACGAGGACCAGGGGCACCTGCAGGACACGAACGACCACCTCATGGCGAACATGCAGAAAGACGGCTCGTACTCGGTCATCCCGCGCGTGCCCGGCGGCGAGATCACGCCGGAGAAGCTCCTGACGATCGCCGAGGTCGCCCGCGACTACGGCCTCTACACGCGCATCACGGGCGGCCAGCGGATCGCGATGTTCGGAGCGCGCATCGAACAGCTCCCGGACATCTGGCGGCGGCTCGTCGACGCAGGTTTCGAGTCGGGGCAGGCGTACGGGAAGTCGCTGCGCACCGTGAAGTCGTGCGTCGGGTCGACGTGGTGCCGGTTCGGGGTCCAGGACTCGGCCGCCCTCGCCATCAAGCTCGAGATGCGCTACCGCGGCGTGCGCTCGCCCCACAAGTTCAAGGTCGGCGTCTCGGGCTGCGCCCGCGAGTGCGCCGAGGCTCGCGGCAAGGACATCGGCGTCATCGCGACGCTCAAGGGCTGGAACCTCTATGTCGGGGGCAACGGTGGCTTCACGCCCCGCCACGCGGACCTCCTGGCCGAGGACCTCAGCGAGGCCGAGCTGTACCAGGCGATCGACCGCTTCCTCATGTACTACATCCGGACCGCGGAGCGCCTCCAGCGCACGGCCGCCTGGGTACAAGAGGTCGACGGCGGCCTCGACGGCGTCAAGCAGGTCATCTTCGAGGACTCGCTCGGCATCTGCTCCGACCTCGATGCGGCCATGTCCACGCACGTCGAGCGGTACGAGGACGAGTGGGCGTCGACGCTGGAGGACCCCGAGAAGCTCTCCCGGTTCGCGTCGTTCGTCAACGCGCCCAAGGAAGCCGACCCCGACCTGGCCTACATCCCTGTCCGTGGGCAGGTCCGCCCAGCGGCCGCCGACGAGCGCACGTCCGAGACCATCGCACGCACACCGCTAGGAGCACGGCCATGA
- a CDS encoding nitrite reductase (NAD(P)H) small subunit, with product MTAVCTLADLPLERGVPALVDGIQVALFRLSPTEVVAVQHRDPYTGSNVLARGLIGSRAAGGTGPQVTLSSPLHKQVWDVRTGECLDAGGKDLLDLATWPVEVRDDGVHVMPRTATASLTA from the coding sequence ATGACCGCTGTCTGCACGCTCGCCGACCTGCCGCTCGAGCGCGGGGTCCCCGCCCTCGTCGACGGCATCCAGGTCGCTCTCTTCCGCCTGTCGCCGACAGAGGTCGTGGCTGTCCAGCACCGCGACCCCTACACCGGGTCGAACGTGCTCGCTCGCGGGCTCATCGGTTCCCGCGCAGCCGGAGGCACCGGACCGCAGGTGACGCTCTCGTCGCCTCTCCACAAGCAGGTGTGGGACGTGCGCACGGGCGAGTGCCTCGACGCCGGGGGCAAAGACCTGCTCGACCTGGCGACCTGGCCGGTCGAGGTCCGTGACGACGGGGTGCACGTCATGCCTCGGACGGCGACGGCATCCCTCACGGCATAG